Proteins encoded together in one Carya illinoinensis cultivar Pawnee chromosome 3, C.illinoinensisPawnee_v1, whole genome shotgun sequence window:
- the LOC122302481 gene encoding galactose mutarotase-like produces MSETSTLCCFIILAAFGFVNGSTNNQKIGFYELKKGDISLNLTNWGASIVSVYLPDKNGKLADVVLGYDSLEEYKTDSTYIGAIVGRVANRIGGAQFNLNGTHYKLVANEGKNMLHGGLRGFSDVVWKVKRHKKDGQAPHIVFTYHSVDGEQGFPGDLVITVSYLLIGNSQLSVIMKARALNKPTPVNLAQHSYWNLGGHNSGDILSNEVHIFGSHITSVDSNLIPTGKIAAVKGTPYDFLKPYIIGSKIKDLPSGYDINYVLDGVSGHDMKRAAVVHEKKSGRVLELFTNALGLQFYTGTFLKDVKGKGGYVYQQHGGLCLETQAFPDSVNHPNFPSTIVSPGKTYKHYMLFKFSTKPSSHH; encoded by the exons ATGTCCGAGACTTCTACGTTGTGCTGCTTCATCATCCTAGCTGCATTTGGGTTCGTCAATGGCTCTACAAACAATCAAAAGATTGGCTTTTATGAATTAAAGAAGGGTGATATCTCCTTAAATCTCACAAACTGGGGCGCAAGCATTGTCTCCGTTTATCTGCCTGATAAAAACG GAAAGCTGGCTGATGTTGTTCTTGGCTATGATTCACTCGAGGAGTACAAG ACGGATTCCACATACATTGGTGCTATTGTTGGACGGGTTGCTAACAGAATTGGAGGTGCTCAGTTTAATCTGAATGGTACCCATTATAAACTAGTTGCAAATGAAGGGAAGAACATGCTTCATG GTGGCTTGAGAGGATTTAGTGATGTTGTTTGGAAGGTGAAAAGGCATAAGAAGGATGGCCAGGCTCCTCACATTGTTTTCACCTATCACAGCGTTGATGGTGAACAAG GATTTCCTGGTGATCTCGTTATCACTGTCAGCTATTTACTCATCGGTAACAGCCAGTTGAGTGTAATTATGAAAGCCAGAGCTCTAAACAAGCCTACTCCAGTGAATCTGGCCCAGCACTCGTACTGGAACTTGGGTGGCCATAACAGCGGCGATATCCTTTCCAACGAGGTTCATATCTTTGGATCTCACATCACAAGTGTTGATAGTAATCTAATTCCCACTGGAAAAATTGCAGCCGTCAAGGGAACACCCTATGATTTCCTCAAGCCCTACATCATCGGCAGCAAGATAAAAGATCTACCTTCTGGTTATGACATCAACTATGTGCTTGATGGTGTTTCTGGCCACGATATGAAGCGGGCAGCAGTGGTACACGAGAAGAAGTCAGGAAGGGTGTTGGAGTTGTTCACAAATGCTCTAGGTTTGCAGTTCTATACAGGTACCTTTCTGAAGGATGTGAAGGGAAAAGGTGGATACGTATACCAACAACACGGAGGACTGTGTTTGGAGACCCAAGCATTCCCTGACTCAGTCAACCACCCCAATTTCCCTTCTACGATTGTAAGTCCTGGCAAGACTTACAAGCATTACATGCTCTTCAAGTTTTCGACGAAACCCTCATCTCATCATTAG